CACGGTGTGTCCCGTACGACACCAGGACGCCGTCGGCGCCGAGCCCGTCGTACTCCACGAACAGCTCCGGGAACAGCACATCCAGCCCGAGCGCGAGCCCGAAACGGAACCCGTCGACGTCGAACGTCACCGGCTGCTTCCCCGGCGTGTACATCCACGTCACCTTGGTCGTGGACAGCGTGCGCTCGTCGTACCGGGCGACAACCTTTCCCTGGTCGGACACGACGTACATGCTGTTGTGCGGGCGCCCCTCCGGCAGTTGGTGCACCGAGGGGATCACCACCCAGATCCCGAGCTCCCGCGCGAGTGCCTGGATCTGGTCGAGTTCGGACTGCAACACCGACCATTGCGCCTTCGTCCAATCGGAGGCGCCGACCTCGTCCGGGCCGAGCGAGGACATGACCTGCTTGCTCGGGAAGCAGATCGCGCCCTCGGTGAAGTGCACGAGGCGGGCACCGGCCGCGGCCGCCTGCCTCATGAAGTCGCGGAGTTCGGCACCGCCCGCGCGCAGCTCGTCGGCGTTCGTCGGGTCGTGACGCATCGTCGACTGGACGACGGCGAACCGCAGTGTGGTTTCTTCCGGCATGTCTGGTTCTCCTTGTGGAGTCGGACGGAAGTGCCGGAGGGCAGTCGTGTAGGACTCGCCGGTTTTCGCGGCGCGGGCTCGAACCCGTTGCTTGAAGTTCCTGTGCGCTGTCATCTGGCCTTCCACGCACTCGCACGTGATCCCCCAGCGATCCCGTCGAGGCGGCAGACCAGGACGAGCGGCCC
This Kribbella sp. NBC_00482 DNA region includes the following protein-coding sequences:
- a CDS encoding carbon-nitrogen hydrolase family protein, with the protein product MPEETTLRFAVVQSTMRHDPTNADELRAGGAELRDFMRQAAAAGARLVHFTEGAICFPSKQVMSSLGPDEVGASDWTKAQWSVLQSELDQIQALARELGIWVVIPSVHQLPEGRPHNSMYVVSDQGKVVARYDERTLSTTKVTWMYTPGKQPVTFDVDGFRFGLALGLDVLFPELFVEYDGLGADGVLVSYGTHRVSGHEHIAVQARGCAVNNTSWISLAVPANPEAGLAAGVVDPRGEWVAQAPLDGSPALAVADVHHSETTQIGRDFRRRTRERISS